A window of Lujinxingia sediminis contains these coding sequences:
- a CDS encoding YncE family protein, translating to MSNARTIAILSGLGLLTLATAGCEEQVRVAPQGLNAPVAIEAVRGEVCLPALDVEDFSIPSAALPRCADVERPRGFGLVVNTVSERVGVVDLAASIPRLVNLDTRIPGITQVKVGPRPIDVAANRDGTAALVANQGDSTLSAIDLWTMRALPEVVELPGTPLAIETFENASSAGSAALLAEPNALWVGPSLGCDRPEGTIDRRDHTPENCTWGEQAAVELALPGQPIDIALDAREGVAAIVYRDRADLSLIALSEEALGDASCLEGDAAPCEIARIDWAGERGTVFGATEVAFDQAGAFIYVLEQAESQVVVIDRERGELIDARLASEPTTVGASDVPGIALVRQPRTMVPVLERRVLVDGPTALVAHRYGVMVASDNGSLYRVDVLDVECAFEAPQGLLSDEDFAANIELRDAHPESRCLELPALPLASLEASADTSDEALLERRIVEDEDRTLAMTPVFALRDGAGTQGRLVGRASCEQPDDLREAMSQASAGTSTALGCGSPLIDQPVAPDVDDELRNFIDAPRAELMQLARTQLQVEGNRVEAEINRQVFDVRLRNESWSLTYEGALPGVGSQERGLISSEGEGAFLSGGVDYCAAGVEVGDRLRILSEPAAGAGCADFQGSETFLTYEITELGATTLTISPIDQEGFATMLPTRECFDTGLRYEVRAHQQWIATGTQSGFASVWEREGQTCVLRDDALHGRVQGRVASGELWEGPYLTLRIREGEVGAREGLSYTFRVDRAFAVAGASLGTVLPSELIVIDEIGAGRQIALVDAGTSTIYVAPLDNITTGGNFVR from the coding sequence ATGAGCAACGCCAGGACGATCGCGATTCTTAGCGGGTTGGGACTTCTTACGCTGGCCACTGCGGGCTGTGAGGAGCAGGTGCGGGTGGCTCCGCAGGGGCTTAACGCACCGGTGGCTATCGAGGCGGTGCGTGGCGAGGTGTGCCTGCCTGCGCTCGATGTGGAGGACTTCTCCATTCCCTCGGCCGCACTGCCGCGCTGTGCCGATGTTGAGCGCCCCCGCGGCTTCGGGCTGGTGGTCAACACCGTCTCGGAGCGTGTGGGAGTGGTTGACCTGGCGGCGTCGATCCCGCGTCTGGTGAACCTGGACACCCGTATCCCGGGCATCACCCAGGTCAAGGTGGGGCCGCGTCCGATCGATGTGGCGGCCAACCGCGATGGCACCGCTGCGTTGGTTGCGAACCAGGGCGATAGCACCCTGAGCGCTATCGATCTCTGGACGATGCGCGCGCTCCCCGAGGTCGTGGAGCTTCCGGGGACGCCCCTGGCCATTGAGACTTTTGAGAACGCGTCGAGTGCCGGGAGCGCCGCACTGCTGGCCGAGCCCAACGCCCTGTGGGTTGGGCCCTCGCTCGGTTGCGATCGCCCCGAGGGCACCATCGATCGCCGCGATCATACCCCCGAAAATTGCACCTGGGGTGAGCAGGCGGCCGTGGAACTCGCGCTGCCCGGACAGCCCATCGATATCGCGCTCGACGCACGGGAAGGTGTGGCGGCGATCGTCTACCGCGACCGCGCCGATCTCTCGCTCATTGCGCTGAGTGAGGAGGCCCTCGGGGATGCGAGCTGCCTGGAAGGTGATGCCGCCCCCTGTGAAATCGCCCGTATCGACTGGGCTGGCGAGCGCGGCACCGTCTTTGGTGCCACCGAGGTGGCTTTTGATCAGGCCGGCGCGTTTATCTACGTGCTTGAGCAGGCTGAGAGTCAGGTCGTGGTCATTGACCGGGAGCGCGGTGAGCTCATTGACGCGCGACTGGCCAGCGAGCCCACCACTGTGGGCGCCTCCGATGTCCCGGGCATTGCGCTTGTGCGCCAGCCCCGCACGATGGTGCCGGTGCTTGAGCGTCGGGTGCTCGTCGATGGTCCGACCGCGCTTGTGGCGCATCGCTATGGCGTGATGGTCGCCTCTGATAACGGCAGCCTCTACCGCGTCGATGTCCTCGATGTGGAGTGCGCCTTTGAGGCGCCCCAGGGGCTGCTCAGCGATGAGGACTTCGCTGCCAACATCGAGCTCCGAGACGCCCATCCGGAGTCCCGCTGTCTGGAGCTCCCGGCCCTTCCGCTGGCCTCGCTCGAAGCGAGCGCCGATACCTCCGATGAAGCCCTCCTGGAGCGTCGCATCGTTGAGGATGAGGATCGCACGCTGGCCATGACTCCGGTCTTTGCGTTGCGCGATGGCGCTGGCACCCAGGGCCGCCTGGTGGGCCGCGCGAGCTGCGAGCAGCCCGATGATCTTCGCGAGGCCATGAGTCAGGCTTCGGCCGGCACGTCCACCGCGCTGGGGTGTGGCTCCCCGCTCATCGATCAGCCGGTGGCACCCGACGTCGACGACGAGCTGCGCAACTTTATCGACGCTCCCCGCGCCGAGCTTATGCAGCTTGCCCGAACTCAGCTCCAGGTGGAGGGCAATCGTGTCGAGGCTGAGATCAACCGTCAGGTCTTTGACGTCCGCCTGCGCAACGAGAGCTGGTCGCTCACCTACGAGGGCGCGTTGCCCGGGGTGGGAAGCCAGGAGCGGGGCCTTATCAGCAGCGAGGGCGAAGGGGCATTTCTCTCCGGCGGCGTCGACTACTGCGCGGCCGGCGTGGAGGTGGGCGATCGCCTGCGTATCCTCTCCGAGCCGGCGGCCGGCGCGGGCTGCGCGGATTTCCAGGGCAGTGAGACGTTTTTAACCTATGAAATCACCGAGCTCGGCGCGACAACGCTGACGATCAGCCCGATTGACCAGGAGGGGTTTGCGACGATGCTCCCCACCCGGGAGTGCTTTGATACGGGCCTGCGCTACGAGGTGCGCGCTCATCAGCAGTGGATCGCGACCGGCACCCAGAGCGGGTTCGCCTCGGTGTGGGAGCGCGAGGGGCAGACCTGCGTGCTCAGGGATGACGCGCTCCATGGTCGCGTCCAGGGCCGGGTGGCCTCCGGCGAGCTCTGGGAGGGCCCCTACCTGACCCTGCGTATCCGTGAGGGGGAGGTCGGCGCGCGTGAGGGGTTGAGCTACACCTTCCGTGTGGACCGGGCGTTTGCCGTCGCCGGAGCCTCGCTGGGCACGGTACTCCCCTCGGAGTTGATCGTGATTGACGAGATCGGTGCTGGCCGCCAGATCGCGCTGGTCGATGCGGGCACGAGCACCATTTACGTCGCGCCCCTTGATAACATCACCACCGGCGGCAACTTCGTGCGCTGA
- a CDS encoding YncE family protein has protein sequence MNDRMKVRLLMAAAGCALGISGCGERYEEPLPPRDALYYPIGLELHPSGRFLYVTNSNFDLKFNEEMGGTVSVIDTTTNTILADASPYVPSFAGHIELNEDGTRAYVTSRQQSEVTVLDVASEGQAIFCEVDGQPQRDTRSCVVRRVPDVREGAEIPLDPFGLSVGRVTREVGGESVEFDLVHLSHLQGSEVTSLSFPQGEIEGASMSSAALLNGGNQTRIRPGTQDVYVAGRFTNVVAMFQPFVNEEGKVEAIVRRGSVELSRAVTQVDARGLAFNAAGDRLYVAARNPGALFVVGIDETNGLRHEVIDTIPLEPKASGVVVHQGADGVERVYVSSYRNGIIQVVEPQLGAVVDIIDVGRSPYDMVIDPSPAYCNAPGDRCQAYVSLFDQRGDQKGERCDDDDKSCGAIAVIDLDPASETFHQVIDHIQ, from the coding sequence ATGAATGACCGAATGAAAGTGCGGCTGCTGATGGCGGCCGCCGGCTGCGCGCTGGGTATAAGCGGATGTGGGGAGCGCTACGAAGAGCCCCTGCCGCCTCGCGACGCGCTCTACTACCCGATCGGGCTTGAACTCCACCCGAGCGGACGCTTTTTATATGTGACCAACAGCAACTTCGACCTGAAGTTCAACGAAGAGATGGGCGGCACGGTCTCGGTGATCGATACCACAACGAACACCATTTTGGCCGACGCCTCGCCATACGTCCCTTCGTTTGCCGGTCATATTGAGCTCAATGAAGACGGCACGCGCGCCTACGTGACGAGCCGTCAGCAGAGCGAGGTGACGGTGCTTGATGTGGCCTCCGAGGGGCAGGCGATCTTCTGCGAGGTCGACGGTCAGCCGCAGCGCGACACACGCAGTTGCGTGGTGCGCCGGGTGCCGGATGTGCGCGAGGGTGCCGAGATTCCCCTCGATCCTTTCGGCCTCTCGGTGGGGCGAGTGACCCGGGAGGTGGGTGGCGAGTCGGTGGAGTTTGACCTTGTGCATCTCTCTCATCTGCAGGGCAGCGAGGTGACCTCGCTGAGCTTCCCTCAAGGGGAGATCGAGGGCGCGTCGATGAGCAGTGCGGCGCTACTAAACGGGGGCAACCAGACGCGCATTCGCCCGGGCACGCAGGATGTGTACGTGGCCGGACGTTTCACCAATGTGGTGGCGATGTTCCAGCCCTTCGTCAACGAAGAGGGCAAGGTCGAGGCCATCGTGCGTCGCGGTAGTGTGGAGCTCTCCCGGGCCGTGACCCAGGTGGATGCGCGAGGGCTTGCGTTCAATGCTGCTGGCGATCGTCTCTATGTGGCCGCGCGCAATCCCGGAGCGCTTTTTGTGGTGGGTATCGACGAAACCAACGGACTTCGCCACGAGGTGATCGATACCATCCCGCTTGAGCCGAAGGCCTCGGGCGTGGTGGTGCATCAGGGCGCCGACGGGGTGGAGCGAGTCTACGTCTCCTCGTACCGAAACGGCATCATTCAGGTCGTCGAACCGCAGCTCGGCGCCGTGGTCGACATCATTGATGTGGGGCGCAGCCCCTACGATATGGTGATCGATCCCTCGCCGGCCTATTGCAACGCTCCTGGCGATCGCTGTCAGGCCTATGTCTCGCTCTTTGACCAGCGCGGCGATCAGAAGGGCGAGCGTTGTGACGACGACGATAAGAGCTGCGGGGCGATCGCGGTCATCGATCTCGACCCGGCCAGTGAGACCTTTCATCAGGTCATCGATCATATTCAATAA
- the rpmG gene encoding 50S ribosomal protein L33 — protein sequence MREKIRLVSSAGTGYFYTTTKNKRNTPDKLRIKKFDPKVRKYVEFVEAKIK from the coding sequence ATGCGAGAGAAAATCCGACTCGTTTCGTCCGCCGGCACCGGCTACTTCTACACCACGACCAAAAACAAGCGGAACACCCCCGACAAGCTTCGCATCAAGAAGTTTGATCCGAAGGTCCGCAAGTACGTCGAGTTCGTGGAAGCCAAGATCAAATAA
- the rpsR gene encoding 30S ribosomal protein S18: MSKYGKINWRRRRKIDPFEQNPSWRLDYKNAELLKLFVTTTGKILPRRITGVNAVNQRRLRRAILRARQIALLPYTTHKS; encoded by the coding sequence ATGTCCAAGTACGGAAAGATCAACTGGCGCCGCCGTCGCAAGATCGACCCCTTTGAGCAGAACCCCTCCTGGCGTCTTGATTACAAGAACGCCGAGCTGCTCAAGCTCTTTGTGACGACCACCGGCAAGATCCTGCCGCGTCGCATCACCGGCGTGAACGCCGTGAACCAGCGCCGTCTGCGCCGCGCCATCCTGCGCGCTCGCCAGATCGCGTTGCTGCCCTACACCACGCACAAGTCGTAA